In Nitrospira defluvii, the genomic stretch TGATGCCGTGTTTCATATTCTCGACGATCCACACCTGAAACCGGCGACACAAGCGAAACAACGGCGTCACCAGCTTGAACAGGTGATCGCGGAGCGGTTCGACTATGAGGAGATGTCCAAGCGGACATTGGCCGCGCAGTGGAAGGCCCTCAACGACGGGGACCGCCAGGAATTCGTCCAGCTCTTCAAGGCGTTTCTCTCCGATCAATATGCGGCGAGGATCGAAGGGTATGCCGGCGAACGAGTGGTCTATCTGTCTGAACGTACGGCGAACGGCTATGCCGAAGTCCGCACCAGATTGGTGTCCGACAAGCTGGACCTGCCGATGGACTATCGTCTCACCGGCAAGCATGGCACCTGGTACGCCTACGACGTCATTGTCGATGGGGTCAGTCTCGTCATGAATTATCGCAGTCAGTTCACGAAGATCATGGCAGAGTCGTCCTTTCAAGAACTCCTGCGCCGCCTGCGGGAACGGCCCACGAAAGACGGAGGCCCACCGAAGACCTGACCCATCATCCCGCCCGGTAATTCTCGGCCCGCTCCCTTTCTCCCCGCCGATCGGAGTAGCATGGGTCGGACAAGACCTGATTCCACTCACCATCGTGTCCGATCGCATGACCATCCGCGCACGGCGTCATCATCCAACGAGCGTGTTATTTTGCCTGTTCCTCCTCCTGATCTGCGGCACCGAGGTGGCCCGAGGGGAGCCGACCGCCGACGGGCCTCAGATCACACCCTGGTTCACCGGGACGCTCCTGTCCACGAGAGGGACCAGTCTCGGCAAAGGGCAAGCCGTGGTGGAGCCCTATCTGTACTACACGCGGTACGGCGGCCTCTACAACGACAACTGGCGACTCCAATCGGCCACCACCTCCCAGAGCCTCACTCAGCAAACCTATTTTATCTACGGCCTCACCGACTCCCTCGACATCGAAATCGCGCCCCAATGGATCGGCAACCACGCGCGCGGCGACTCCTCCGGCGGCTTCGGCGACCTGCCGCTGAATCTGGGAGTTCAAGCCTGGCGCAGTCCCGCGCAATCCTGGGTGCCCGATATCCGGCTCTGGGTGCAAGAGATCTTTCCCACCGGCCGCTACTCCCAGCTCAGCCCTGCGACGGCCGACCTGGAACGGACCGGAGGCGGCGCCTACGCGACCACGTTCGGCATCGCTCTCCAAAAGGCGATTCCCCTCGGCGGAGAGCATGTGTTGCGGTACCGGCTCAACGCCACGTACGGCATCTATTCGTCGGTCGCTGTCCGTGGATTTAACGCCTACGGCGGAGGCTTCGGCACAACAGGGCGGGTCACGCCCGGAGCGGTCTCGACCGTTACAGTCGCCGGTGAGTATAGCCTGACTCGCCGTCTCGTGCTGGCCTTTGATATCGGATTCCAAACCGTGACTGCCACGCACTTTTCGGGCGACCTCGGTCTCGATGCCCAAGGCCGACCGGCACTCGTGGGGCGAGGCGCCAGCAATCTGGTCACCATCGCACCGGCGCTGGAATACAGTTGGAACCAGCATGTGGGGGTGCTGGCCGGTCCCTGGATGAGCGTGAGCGGGCGAAACACGCCCGAGTTTTTCGGAATTGTGGCGGCGTTGTATTGTTTCTTGTGAGGCTGTG encodes the following:
- a CDS encoding MlaC/ttg2D family ABC transporter substrate-binding protein, translating into MRGTRLRLLIGTLPVALLTGLLFLLPIPAPADSGHETPTAVVRATLDAVFHILDDPHLKPATQAKQRRHQLEQVIAERFDYEEMSKRTLAAQWKALNDGDRQEFVQLFKAFLSDQYAARIEGYAGERVVYLSERTANGYAEVRTRLVSDKLDLPMDYRLTGKHGTWYAYDVIVDGVSLVMNYRSQFTKIMAESSFQELLRRLRERPTKDGGPPKT